A genomic region of Arachis hypogaea cultivar Tifrunner chromosome 5, arahy.Tifrunner.gnm2.J5K5, whole genome shotgun sequence contains the following coding sequences:
- the LOC112802180 gene encoding nudix hydrolase 20, chloroplastic: MGWCLCKCRPLSTFSSLLYSSKPSLPFPSTFLPSSSIKSSFFSCSISSSSALATGTFTWEDVFRVSQSAEEEEENNSSYLHGYFHKVQLCNRGSGKQSEFLPFVIEGQTVGFIHAGFVENFKSFSDVFVYIKDNSNGGSVGECVSLHPVLKTAEERTSAVAYVIKCLGEEHIPGIRNELYPVVSSFGSPVLFSLERAAAPYFGIKAYGIHMNGYVEIDGQKHLWVGKRSNTKQTYPGMLDHLVAGGLPHGINCKENVAKECEEEAGIPRSISIRAKPVSAVSYMDIDGYRYKRDVLFCYDLKLPENFIPKNEDGEVESFKLIPIRQVAEVIRKTQFYKPNCALVVIDFLFRHGYITPENFGYLDLLRSLRIGECS, translated from the exons ATGGGTTGGTGCTTATGTAAGTGTCGACCCTTGTCAACGTTTTCTTCACTCTTGTACTCCTCAAAACCCTCTCTCCCCTTTCCCTCCACTTTCCTTCCTTCTTCTTCCATCAaatccagcttcttttcttgttcaatttcttcttcttctgcgttAGCCACTGGAACCTTCACTTGGGAAGATGTGTTTCGCGTATCTCAAtctgcagaagaagaagaagaaaacaactcTTCCTATCTCCATGGCTACTTCCACAAAGTCCAATTGTGCAATCGTGGCTCT GGGAAACAATCTGAGTTCCTTCCATTTGTCATTGAGGGTCAAACTGTTGGATTCATTCACGCTGG GTTTGTTGAGAATTTCAAGAGCTTTAGCGACGTATTCGTTTATATCAAAGATAACTCCAATGGAGGCTCCGTTGGTGAATGTGTTTCCTTGCATCCAGTGCTGAAGACGGCCGAGGAAAGAACCAGTGCGGTTGCATATGTAATAAAGTGTTTGGGTGAGGAGCATATTCCTGGTATACGGAATGAG CTCTACCCTGTGGTATCATCTTTTGGCTCACCCGTTCTCTTTTCATTAGAACGTGCTGCAGCTCCGTATTTTGGCATAAAG GCTTATGGAATCCATATGAATGGCTATGTTGAGATCGATGGGCAGAAGCACCTGTGGGTAGGGAAGAGAAGTAACACAAAACAAACATATCCCGGAATGCTCGATCACCTAGTTGCTGGAGGACTG CCGCATGGAATCAATTGTAAGGAGAATGTTGCGAAGGAATGCGAGGAGGAAGCAGGAATACCCAGGTCCATCTCTATCAG GGCTAAACCTGTCAGTGCTGTTTCATATATGGACATAGATGGGTATAGATACAAGAGGGATGTTCTATTCTGTTATGATCTGAAGCTTCCTGAAAATTTCATACCTAAAAATGAAG ATGGAGAGGTGGAGAGCTTCAAGTTGATACCAATTAGGCAAGTTGCAGAAGTTATAAGGAAGACACAATTTTACAAGCCGAATTGCGCTCTTGTAGTCATCGATTTCCTGTTCCGACACGG GTACATCACTCCTGAAAATTTTGGATACTTGGATCTCCTAAGAAGCTTAAGAATAGGAGAGTGCTCCTAA